CAGGTCCGCATCACCATAACCATGACACGCCAAGATGGAGAACTTGTCCATCTGAGAAAAAGCAGCCGAGCAGAACCCCACCAGCAGGCCATTTACAATGCTCTCGGTCTTCCTCATCACCCTGGCAAAACGCTGAAAACATCTCCTCTCCCAAATTCAGTCAAGATGTAGTGCCATACTGAGACAAAAAACTTTAATAAACTATTGAAAGAAATCAGATTTTGCACTACATGTGACGAACATGGGTCAAGGAACTGAACAAACTGCAAAGTTCCCCAAACAGGCTCAACGGGAACAGGCTTTTTCCGCAATTGCCAGTGCGTTTCGCGCAAAAATATTCTCTGCGCCAGATCACGCACCTGGTTCTGCGTGGCATTGTGGTGGGAATTTTTCTGTCGGCCTTGTGGTTTGCCCTGGGATGGGAGAATCCGGTTTCGCAATTGAAATCCATGGCCAAGCTTCCGACAACCTTCCCTCCACCTGTCAGCAATACAACAGACCAGGAAAAGGGGCAATCTGTTCCGTCTGCAAACCTTGCCATTTTGTCGTCAAGACCGCCCGCTGCCGAAGCCCAACCGGGGCCGGTATCAGCAACCCGGGACTCCGGGCATGTCACCACCCTGGTCCCAGCCTCTCTCCCGGCTCCCAGGATCCAGCCCGAACCAACCTCGGCAACCGAAAATCCCGTCTCCAACCCCCAACCAACCCCAAGCCTCTCCGCCTCGGGTACACAGCCTGAGTCAACCTCGGCAACCGAAAATCCCGTCACCAACCCCAAACCAGCCCCAATCCTGCCCGCATCGGATACACAGCCCGAACCAACCTCGGCAACCGAAAATCCCGTCTCCAACCCCATTCCAACCTCAGGCCTCTCCGCCTCGGCTACACAGCCTGAGCCAACCTCGGCAACCGAAAATCCCGTCTCCAACCCCATTCCAACCCCAGGCCTGTCCGCCTCGGGTACACAACCAGAATCGCCGGTAACCATTGCGAATCGAAATCTTGGCGGGGCGACACAGACCATAACCAGACACATCAAGATACGCGGCATGCCCGATATTCAACCTGGACATTTTCTGGTCCTGATCGGAACCTATGCCAATCCTGAAACCCTGGAGTCCCGCCGCAAAAAAATTGTTGCCATCGGTATCCCGGTGCGCATCAGAAATGCAGAAATCCCTGGACAGACATTGACCCACCTCCAGGTAGGCCCCTTTTCAACCCGGCAGGACGCCCGGAAGGCAGCCGCGCTGATCCGGAAAAAAACCGGCCTGCCAGCCGAGGATCTCTATACCCGTTACTATCTGACCGAATAGATCCCGAGCTCCACTCCAACTGCAATGGCCGTACCGAACATGCCAACAAGATCGGGCACCACGGCATGATGGATCAAAATACACTTTTCCGTGTGCCGGACCCTGCTGATACAAAATCCCAGAGCATGTTCACTCAGGAAATCCCGTGCTTTCAGTCGTGGCCGGATTCCGGGCGCAGGCGGGAGATGGCGTTGCCCAGGCTCAGGCCGGGGAATTCCCGATTGAGGCAGTAGAATCCGGCCAACAATTCGGGCACCAGGGAGGTGATGTGATAGAGGAGACCAAATACGGCCACCCGGGCCGCCATTTCCGGTGACTCCAGGGCACCGGCGGGCAGGGTGATGCTCAGGGAGAGATAGGCGACAAATTCATAGATGCCCATGCCGCCGGGGGCCGTGGGGATGGCAATGCCGACCGCAGTCAGAAAAATCAGCACAAAAGCGGTATGCAGGGGCGGAGCCGGCTGGAAACCCATGGCATGCAGGAGGGGCATGAAGGCGGTGACCAGGCACCCCCACATGAGGAGGGTTCCCAGCAGGGCACGGCCTGAATAACGCCAGTGGCCCAGGGTCTGGAATCCCTGACTGATCCGCTCCAGCAATTCACCCACCTTGGCAGTCAGCGAACGCGGCAAGAGTGCCCCCAACAGGCGGTGCAAGAGCGAGCGGCTCCACAAAAACACCAGCAGGCCCACCACCAGGACCGCCAACATGCCACCACCCAGGATCAGGGATTTATCCAGCAGGTGGTGATGCAGACCCAGACCCAGAATGGCCACCGTCGAAATGGTCAACACCGAAAGAATGTCAAAGATGCGTTCCACCACGACGGTACCCAGAACGGTCACCCGACTGATGCCAATCTTGCGGCCCACCAGATGCGAGCGGATCAGCTCGCCCACCTTGCCGGGCAGCACCTGATCGACCAGGGTACCCAGGGAGATGCCGGAGAATACGGTCCACAAGGTGACCTCGCCGTGGACCGCCGTCAACAAGGCACGCCAGCGCCAGGCCTTGAAAAACAGGCTCAAACCCACCAGAACCGGCGTCAGCAACACCCATTCGAAGCGGGTCGATTGCAACACGCTCCAGAGCGAACCAATCTCCACATTGCGAAACACCCAGTAGAACAGCAACAGGCTGAGAACCACCGGCAAGGCCTTGCGCAACCAGGACATTCGAGTTTCCCTTTCCTGTTTCCGTTACCGAAAAAGTTTCAAAAAGCCGTTGAACTTGATCTTGAACTCATACCAGGAACGAATTCCCAACACACTGCGCACAATGTAGCTCGGGCGCATATAAAACCGTCGATAGGCCTGGCGTTGGAGGACGATCTGGCGTTGCACCGGGATATGTTCTTCCCAATGATCGACATGAAAGCCCGGTTTGGGATCCAGAACCCAGCGTTGCCAGCGGTCTCCGTCCACCAGACCTTTCTGGCGGGCCTCCTCGAAGAGGGCGGTATTGGGATAAAGGCTGAGAACGGAAACCTGGAAATAATCGGGGTTCAGGCGGTGGGCCAGGGCAAGATTGTGGCGAATATCGGCCTCGGTCCGCTCGAAAGGCAAGCCAATCATGAAATCGGCCACGGTCTTGATGCCCAGCTCGTGGCACCAGCGAAAAACCTGTTGGATCTGGGCAACGTTGGTCCCTTTTTTCAGGGCTTCCAGACCGGCGTCCGTGGAGGTTTCGACCCCGAAGGAGATCATGCGACATCCAGCCCGCCGGGCACGTTCCAGGGATTCCCGGGTGACGGTATTGACCCGCCCCCGAAAATCCCAGTGAAATTTCAGGCCCCGCCGTTCCACTTCGTCGCAAAACTCGATCACCTTGCGGGGTGATACATTGAACAGGTCATCGTAGAGGTGAATCTCTTCGTAGCCCATGCCCAGACACACTTCCACCTCGTCAATGACATTGGCCGTCGAGCGTCGGCGATAACGTTTGTAGGGCACGTCACAAAAGGTGCATTGATAGGGACACCCCCGGCTGCTGATCAGGGTGGCCAACCGGTCACTGACACCGAGAATGCTGTGATAATCGATGTGGCGGATGAAACGGCGATCCGGAAAAGGAAGGGTATCCAGGTCCTCGGTATATCCCGGCA
This region of Magnetococcales bacterium genomic DNA includes:
- a CDS encoding flippase-like domain-containing protein; the protein is MSWLRKALPVVLSLLLFYWVFRNVEIGSLWSVLQSTRFEWVLLTPVLVGLSLFFKAWRWRALLTAVHGEVTLWTVFSGISLGTLVDQVLPGKVGELIRSHLVGRKIGISRVTVLGTVVVERIFDILSVLTISTVAILGLGLHHHLLDKSLILGGGMLAVLVVGLLVFLWSRSLLHRLLGALLPRSLTAKVGELLERISQGFQTLGHWRYSGRALLGTLLMWGCLVTAFMPLLHAMGFQPAPPLHTAFVLIFLTAVGIAIPTAPGGMGIYEFVAYLSLSITLPAGALESPEMAARVAVFGLLYHITSLVPELLAGFYCLNREFPGLSLGNAISRLRPESGHD
- a CDS encoding radical SAM protein encodes the protein MKILILNPPDENTVVEYPDETGEGYLEADDFGAFPPLGALYVLTYLQEHSTGHELFFKDCIGERITQATLPEVVRAIQPDVVGITSFTISLLDVIQAARTVRSVVPKAHICLGGHHPIAFPFEAAQLPEFDSIVVGEGEVAFTQLVKALEEGKEITTIQGVYTRESIQPWRERVFHDKRFLGSLGVMPGYTEDLDTLPFPDRRFIRHIDYHSILGVSDRLATLISSRGCPYQCTFCDVPYKRYRRRSTANVIDEVEVCLGMGYEEIHLYDDLFNVSPRKVIEFCDEVERRGLKFHWDFRGRVNTVTRESLERARRAGCRMISFGVETSTDAGLEALKKGTNVAQIQQVFRWCHELGIKTVADFMIGLPFERTEADIRHNLALAHRLNPDYFQVSVLSLYPNTALFEEARQKGLVDGDRWQRWVLDPKPGFHVDHWEEHIPVQRQIVLQRQAYRRFYMRPSYIVRSVLGIRSWYEFKIKFNGFLKLFR
- a CDS encoding SPOR domain-containing protein, translated to MPVRFAQKYSLRQITHLVLRGIVVGIFLSALWFALGWENPVSQLKSMAKLPTTFPPPVSNTTDQEKGQSVPSANLAILSSRPPAAEAQPGPVSATRDSGHVTTLVPASLPAPRIQPEPTSATENPVSNPQPTPSLSASGTQPESTSATENPVTNPKPAPILPASDTQPEPTSATENPVSNPIPTSGLSASATQPEPTSATENPVSNPIPTPGLSASGTQPESPVTIANRNLGGATQTITRHIKIRGMPDIQPGHFLVLIGTYANPETLESRRKKIVAIGIPVRIRNAEIPGQTLTHLQVGPFSTRQDARKAAALIRKKTGLPAEDLYTRYYLTE